From the Halomonas meridiana genome, one window contains:
- a CDS encoding amino acid ABC transporter ATP-binding protein, with the protein MTLVCVNNVHKAFGDLQVLKGIDLNVAQGEVVAIIGRSGSGKSTLLRCLNQLEQHDSGEITIAEQQLDAGTMSPKELSENVGMVFQSFNLFPHKTVGENVCLAPVVVRGEARADVEKVAREVLEKVGLGDKYDAYPAQLSGGQQQRVAIARALAMRPKVLLCDEVTSALDPELVGEVLRVLEALAAEGMTLILVTHEMGFARDVADRVVFMHQGRIHEEGEPAELFSNPKTPELKQFISAVL; encoded by the coding sequence ATGACGCTGGTCTGCGTTAATAACGTTCATAAAGCCTTTGGCGACCTGCAGGTGCTCAAAGGGATCGACCTCAACGTTGCCCAGGGGGAAGTGGTCGCCATTATCGGCCGCAGCGGTTCAGGCAAAAGCACGCTGCTGCGCTGCTTGAACCAGCTCGAACAGCACGATAGCGGCGAGATTACCATTGCCGAACAGCAGCTCGATGCCGGTACCATGTCGCCCAAAGAGCTTAGCGAAAACGTCGGCATGGTGTTTCAGAGCTTTAACCTGTTTCCCCATAAAACCGTGGGTGAAAATGTTTGCTTGGCACCCGTGGTAGTGCGTGGCGAAGCCCGTGCCGATGTCGAGAAAGTCGCCCGCGAGGTGCTGGAGAAAGTCGGCCTGGGGGATAAGTACGATGCTTACCCCGCCCAGCTTTCCGGCGGCCAGCAGCAGCGGGTAGCGATTGCCCGGGCGCTGGCCATGCGCCCGAAGGTGCTGCTGTGTGATGAAGTCACCTCAGCGCTAGACCCTGAGTTAGTCGGCGAAGTACTGCGCGTGCTGGAAGCGTTGGCGGCAGAAGGCATGACGCTGATTTTGGTCACCCACGAAATGGGCTTTGCTCGGGATGTGGCCGACCGCGTGGTGTTTATGCACCAGGGGCGCATACACGAAGAGGGTGAGCCTGCCGAGCTGTTCAGTAATCCTAAAACCCCAGAGCTTAAGCAGTTTATCTCTGCGGTGCTTTAA
- a CDS encoding bifunctional allantoicase/(S)-ureidoglycine aminohydrolase — protein MPTTRQPAHYYAPTGGHPPQTQLTADRAVFTEAYALIPKGVMRDIVTSNLPFWEGTRLWVLARPLSGFAETFSQYIMEVQPEGGSDKPELDPQAEGVLFIVEGELTLTLAGERHTMGPGGYAFIPPGSHWQVRNETREPVRFHWVRKAYEYVEGLEVPKAFVTNEQEIAPIEMPGTEGRWATTRFVDPNDVRHDMHVNIVTFQPGGVIPFDETHVMEHGLYVLEGKAVYHLNQQWVEVEAGDFMWLRAFCPQACYAGGPGPFRYLLYKDVNRHAALKI, from the coding sequence ATGCCAACAACACGCCAACCCGCTCACTATTACGCCCCCACCGGCGGGCACCCGCCGCAAACCCAGCTCACCGCTGATCGTGCGGTCTTTACCGAGGCCTATGCACTGATCCCCAAAGGGGTGATGCGCGATATCGTGACCAGCAACCTGCCGTTTTGGGAGGGGACTCGGTTATGGGTGCTGGCGCGTCCGCTGTCAGGGTTTGCGGAAACCTTCTCCCAGTACATCATGGAAGTGCAGCCCGAGGGCGGTAGCGATAAGCCTGAGCTAGACCCCCAAGCGGAAGGCGTGTTGTTTATTGTGGAGGGTGAGTTAACGCTCACTTTAGCGGGCGAGCGCCATACGATGGGGCCGGGTGGCTACGCGTTTATTCCTCCTGGCAGCCACTGGCAGGTGCGCAACGAGACCCGCGAACCGGTGCGCTTCCACTGGGTGCGCAAAGCCTACGAGTATGTAGAAGGTCTGGAAGTGCCCAAAGCCTTCGTGACCAACGAGCAGGAGATCGCGCCGATCGAAATGCCGGGCACTGAAGGCCGCTGGGCCACGACGCGTTTTGTCGACCCTAACGACGTGCGCCACGATATGCACGTCAATATCGTCACCTTTCAGCCGGGCGGCGTGATTCCGTTTGATGAAACCCACGTGATGGAACACGGCCTCTACGTCCTTGAAGGCAAAGCGGTGTATCACTTGAACCAGCAGTGGGTCGAAGTGGAAGCGGGCGACTTTATGTGGTTACGCGCCTTCTGCCCTCAGGCGTGCTACGCCGGCGGCCCTGGCCCGTTCCGCTACCTGCTGTATAAAGACGTTAACCGCCATGCGGCGCTCAAAATCTGA
- a CDS encoding transporter substrate-binding domain-containing protein: protein MGTTPQGFKDSVQHYLKRLQTGVVATGMAATLAVGGLSTSTAAHADALEAIESRGTIRIAVPQDFPPFGSVGTDLQPRGYDIDMANYLAEEMGVTLELITVTSANRIPYLQTGQADLVISSLGKNPEREAAIDFSDAYAPFFLGVFSADADESVDGPEGFADKTIGVTRGAVEDMELSNVAPDSTTIQRFEDNATTISAFLSGQVDYVATGNVVAAEIAERNSNRAPSLMYQLKDSPCYVGLNKNEPALLEEVNRLIAQALEDGTLNEFSQRWFSADLPDNFGS from the coding sequence ATGGGAACTACCCCTCAGGGCTTTAAAGATTCGGTTCAGCACTACTTGAAACGTCTTCAAACCGGCGTAGTGGCCACCGGTATGGCAGCCACCCTGGCTGTAGGTGGGCTGAGCACTAGCACAGCGGCTCACGCCGATGCGTTGGAAGCTATTGAGTCTCGCGGCACGATTCGTATTGCGGTACCGCAGGATTTTCCGCCCTTTGGCTCGGTAGGCACTGATCTACAGCCGCGCGGTTACGATATTGATATGGCGAACTATCTGGCCGAAGAAATGGGCGTCACCCTGGAGCTGATTACCGTGACCAGCGCTAACCGCATTCCCTATTTGCAAACAGGGCAGGCGGACTTGGTGATTTCTAGTTTAGGTAAAAATCCTGAGCGTGAAGCGGCGATTGATTTCTCTGATGCCTACGCGCCGTTCTTCCTCGGTGTGTTTAGTGCGGACGCAGACGAAAGTGTGGATGGCCCTGAAGGCTTCGCTGATAAAACCATTGGCGTGACTCGCGGTGCGGTAGAGGACATGGAGCTTTCCAACGTCGCGCCAGACTCCACCACCATTCAGCGCTTTGAAGATAACGCCACGACCATCTCGGCGTTCCTTTCTGGCCAAGTTGATTACGTGGCGACAGGCAATGTGGTGGCAGCAGAAATCGCCGAACGTAACAGCAATCGCGCGCCGTCATTAATGTATCAACTGAAAGACTCTCCCTGCTACGTGGGGCTGAACAAGAATGAGCCAGCGCTGTTAGAAGAAGTGAATCGCCTGATCGCTCAGGCATTGGAAGATGGCACGCTCAACGAGTTCTCCCAGCGCTGGTTCAGTGCGGATCTCCCCGACAACTTCGGTAGCTGA
- a CDS encoding GntR family transcriptional regulator, which yields MSDAQAALKRRPSDKEGDERHEAIYRAVSDAIVEQRLKPGARLREDALAEVFGISRTGIRKILQRLALEQLVTLTPRRGASVTRPTADEAKDVFDARQLIECGLMPDVARRMNAAAAAELREMARQERQALRSGQQSVAIRLSADFHVRLAQLSGNATLAEFVERLCSRSSLILAVYGHRGHLGCESHDHDDLIGYLETGNGERAKAFMSRHLKAIEASLSMVEEEENVPDLQQIFGA from the coding sequence ATGAGTGATGCGCAGGCGGCGTTAAAACGGAGGCCTTCTGATAAAGAGGGCGATGAGCGCCACGAAGCGATTTACCGGGCGGTGAGCGATGCGATTGTGGAGCAGCGTCTTAAGCCCGGCGCTCGGCTGCGCGAAGATGCGCTAGCGGAAGTATTCGGTATTAGCCGCACGGGGATTCGTAAGATCCTTCAGCGGCTGGCGCTGGAGCAGCTTGTTACCTTGACCCCGCGTCGTGGGGCTAGCGTGACGCGCCCCACCGCCGATGAAGCAAAAGACGTGTTCGATGCCCGCCAGTTGATCGAGTGTGGCCTCATGCCCGATGTGGCCAGGCGCATGAACGCCGCGGCGGCGGCGGAGCTTCGCGAGATGGCCCGCCAAGAGCGCCAAGCCCTACGCAGCGGTCAGCAGAGCGTGGCGATTCGTCTCTCGGCGGATTTTCACGTGCGTCTCGCGCAGCTCTCCGGCAATGCCACCCTGGCAGAATTCGTCGAGCGCCTCTGCTCCCGCTCTTCGCTGATCCTCGCCGTCTACGGCCATCGCGGCCACCTAGGCTGCGAATCCCACGACCACGACGACCTGATTGGCTACCTGGAAACCGGCAACGGCGAACGCGCCAAAGCCTTTATGAGCCGCCACCTCAAAGCTATCGAAGCCTCGCTCTCTATGGTTGAAGAGGAAGAGAACGTCCCGGATTTGCAGCAGATATTTGGCGCGTAG
- a CDS encoding aspartate/glutamate racemase family protein — MHIRLINPNTTAAMTATIRQAAEQLAAPSTTVSATQPHAGPVSIESHFDEAVSAVGVAEEVLKGEREGNIDAYVVACFGDPGLLAARELTRAPVIGIAEAAFHMATLISTRFSIVTTLGRTGIIAEHLLEQYGFSHHCRRIRAAEIPVLDLEDHPDAAFSRIVQECCRARDEDGIGAIVLGCGGMANLTHAISREVGLPVVEGVSAALKLAESLVGLGLHTSKYGDLDYPRPKSFTGKFADFSNLTLPSTR, encoded by the coding sequence GTGCATATACGCTTGATTAACCCCAATACCACGGCTGCCATGACGGCGACGATTCGACAAGCAGCCGAACAGTTAGCGGCCCCATCGACTACGGTGAGTGCCACTCAACCCCACGCTGGCCCTGTCTCTATCGAGAGCCACTTCGATGAAGCAGTGAGCGCAGTGGGCGTGGCCGAAGAAGTGCTGAAAGGCGAGCGCGAGGGCAATATCGATGCCTACGTAGTGGCCTGCTTTGGTGACCCCGGCTTACTGGCTGCCCGCGAGCTGACCCGCGCCCCAGTGATTGGCATTGCCGAAGCCGCCTTTCACATGGCCACCTTGATTAGCACGCGCTTCTCAATTGTGACCACCCTAGGCCGTACCGGCATTATTGCCGAGCACCTGCTTGAGCAGTACGGCTTTAGCCACCACTGCCGCCGCATTCGCGCCGCTGAAATTCCGGTGCTGGATTTAGAAGACCACCCTGACGCTGCCTTTAGCCGCATTGTGCAAGAGTGCTGCCGTGCCCGCGATGAGGATGGCATCGGCGCGATTGTGCTGGGCTGTGGCGGGATGGCGAACCTCACCCACGCCATTAGCCGCGAAGTTGGCCTGCCCGTGGTGGAAGGGGTAAGCGCGGCGCTGAAGCTTGCCGAGTCGCTGGTGGGGCTGGGCTTACATACCAGCAAATACGGCGATTTAGACTACCCTCGCCCGAAATCCTTTACCGGCAAGTTCGCGGATTTTTCCAACCTAACCCTGCCATCCACACGCTAA
- a CDS encoding MurR/RpiR family transcriptional regulator, giving the protein MTPHIGQRIAAQFDALSAQEQRVASFILDHFDDLAVYSAADLARLTGVSKSTVSRLFKRLGFESYRTVKTHARQLRNLGVPLVIDAHAMEEESESGAPFQRHLQREQENLQRCLGNLDHHDFAAMVDALAGAQQVLVVGFRNSYPLALHLRQQLVQARGQVRLAPQPNQSLAEELVDLTEHDTVVLFGFRRRPSAFAALMAALERSPAKVLLIADPTASPFASQVTWWLEVPLESLSAFDSYATANSVICLLANAVLHQRLADGRERISAIGDQYAELNELASPVMSVDWDAHQ; this is encoded by the coding sequence ATGACACCCCATATCGGACAACGGATTGCCGCCCAGTTTGATGCACTTAGCGCCCAAGAGCAGCGTGTGGCGAGTTTTATCCTTGATCACTTTGATGATTTAGCGGTGTACAGTGCCGCTGATCTAGCGCGTTTGACCGGGGTGTCAAAATCCACCGTGAGCCGCTTGTTCAAGCGCCTAGGCTTTGAAAGCTACCGCACGGTAAAAACCCACGCTCGCCAGCTGCGTAATTTGGGTGTGCCATTGGTGATTGATGCCCATGCCATGGAGGAGGAGAGCGAGAGCGGAGCACCGTTCCAGCGCCACCTTCAGCGGGAGCAGGAAAATCTCCAGCGTTGCCTGGGCAATCTTGACCACCACGACTTTGCTGCCATGGTGGATGCGTTAGCAGGGGCGCAGCAGGTGCTCGTGGTGGGCTTTCGCAACAGCTACCCGTTGGCGCTGCATCTACGTCAGCAGCTCGTTCAGGCCCGCGGCCAAGTGCGTTTGGCTCCACAGCCCAACCAGTCGTTGGCCGAAGAGCTGGTGGACTTAACCGAACACGATACCGTGGTACTGTTTGGCTTTCGTCGCCGTCCGTCGGCATTTGCCGCGTTGATGGCCGCCCTTGAGCGCTCGCCTGCCAAGGTGCTGCTGATCGCTGACCCCACCGCCTCGCCGTTTGCTTCGCAAGTCACATGGTGGTTAGAAGTGCCGCTAGAGAGCCTTTCAGCGTTTGATAGCTACGCCACCGCCAATAGCGTGATTTGCCTGTTGGCGAATGCTGTTTTGCACCAACGCCTAGCGGATGGTCGCGAACGGATCAGCGCAATTGGTGACCAGTACGCTGAGTTAAACGAGCTGGCATCCCCCGTCATGAGCGTCGATTGGGATGCCCATCAATAA
- a CDS encoding amino acid ABC transporter permease → MGPTLDFLTLLPYVGELVKGFTTTVALTVVTTLTGLGLAVAVAYLRVNGQPWMRWGLGGYVEVTRNTPFIVQLFFIFFGLPGLGIKIDAITAAFIAMTLNLAAYSAEILRAGISATAKGQLEAARALGMSTLQSYRHVVLVPAFARVYPSLISQSIIVMLGSAVVSQISVFDLTYAANFIQSRNFRSFEVYLLITLVYLLLAFGMRRAFMLVGKRVFAYQQGEQR, encoded by the coding sequence ATGGGGCCAACACTCGATTTTCTCACCCTGTTGCCCTACGTCGGCGAGCTGGTCAAAGGCTTCACCACCACGGTCGCACTGACCGTGGTGACCACGTTGACCGGGCTAGGGCTGGCAGTAGCGGTAGCGTATTTACGTGTGAACGGGCAGCCTTGGATGCGCTGGGGGCTAGGCGGCTATGTCGAAGTCACCCGTAACACCCCTTTTATTGTGCAGCTATTTTTTATCTTTTTTGGTTTGCCGGGCCTCGGTATCAAAATCGACGCCATCACGGCTGCCTTTATTGCCATGACGTTGAACCTGGCTGCTTACAGCGCCGAGATTTTACGTGCGGGTATTAGTGCCACGGCGAAAGGGCAGCTAGAAGCCGCCAGAGCGCTGGGCATGAGTACCCTGCAAAGTTACCGCCATGTGGTGCTGGTGCCTGCTTTTGCCAGGGTCTATCCCTCGCTGATTAGCCAGTCAATCATCGTCATGTTGGGCTCGGCGGTGGTGTCGCAAATTTCCGTCTTCGATCTGACCTACGCCGCTAACTTCATCCAGTCCCGCAACTTTAGAAGCTTTGAAGTCTACCTGCTGATTACCTTGGTGTACTTGCTGTTGGCGTTCGGTATGCGCCGCGCCTTTATGCTGGTGGGTAAGCGTGTGTTCGCATATCAGCAAGGAGAGCAACGATGA
- a CDS encoding NCS1 family transporter has protein sequence MSTSTSALTSDELPGAASPATAKAVGAESLAPQSTRIMGRTSYFLAWFGGCVSIGTFAMGSSVVGTLNLLQATLAIAIGCFVIGVALAINGAAGYKYGIPFMVQARSAFGFTGTRIPGLVRAVPAIVWYGFQSWIGAGALNMVSATLFGFDNLIFYFIAFQCLQIGLSVLGFQGIKWLENIGSAFILCSLMYMFYATVQRYGDELSTSLLTMEGSWGMPFWSATMLFLGIYSTMMLNVSDYSREHKKGTAQSLLTTIYAMSILPCTLFMGLIGYMVSQATGTADPIQVFANAVDNTPLLMITLLFIAFAQVTTNVLNNVVPPTYVLMDVFKLKFPVATVIVGLLAFATFPWKLVQPESAAGLQLFVQTYSAFLGPIFAILVVDYYVIRRRTLDIGKLYDENGPYQGINQAALIATAVGIIAALSFSAVSWYASLIPAGLTYYLLMKHWPACQRFTQ, from the coding sequence ATGAGCACTTCAACCTCTGCTCTTACCTCAGATGAACTACCGGGAGCGGCTAGCCCCGCCACCGCCAAAGCCGTTGGGGCGGAAAGCTTAGCTCCACAAAGCACCCGCATTATGGGGCGCACCTCCTACTTTTTAGCCTGGTTCGGAGGGTGTGTCTCTATCGGCACCTTCGCCATGGGCTCAAGCGTGGTGGGCACGCTCAACCTGCTTCAAGCCACCCTGGCCATCGCCATTGGCTGCTTTGTGATTGGCGTGGCGCTCGCCATTAATGGGGCTGCTGGCTACAAATACGGCATTCCGTTTATGGTGCAGGCACGCAGCGCGTTTGGCTTTACCGGCACGCGTATTCCCGGCTTGGTGCGCGCCGTTCCTGCCATCGTCTGGTACGGTTTTCAAAGCTGGATTGGCGCAGGTGCCCTCAACATGGTGTCGGCGACGCTGTTCGGCTTCGATAACCTGATCTTCTACTTCATTGCTTTCCAGTGTTTGCAGATTGGCCTTTCGGTACTCGGCTTTCAGGGTATTAAGTGGCTGGAAAATATCGGCAGCGCATTTATTCTCTGCTCGCTGATGTACATGTTCTACGCCACGGTGCAGCGTTACGGCGATGAGCTTTCCACCAGCCTGCTGACCATGGAAGGCTCTTGGGGGATGCCCTTCTGGAGCGCCACCATGCTGTTTTTGGGCATCTACAGCACCATGATGCTGAATGTGAGCGACTACTCCCGCGAGCACAAAAAAGGCACGGCCCAAAGCCTGCTTACCACCATTTACGCGATGTCGATTCTGCCCTGCACGCTGTTTATGGGCCTGATTGGCTACATGGTGTCGCAAGCCACTGGCACCGCAGACCCCATCCAGGTGTTCGCCAACGCGGTAGATAACACGCCGCTACTAATGATCACCCTGCTGTTTATCGCCTTCGCCCAGGTGACCACCAACGTGCTGAATAACGTGGTGCCGCCCACCTACGTGCTGATGGACGTGTTCAAGCTCAAGTTCCCCGTCGCCACCGTCATTGTGGGCCTGCTGGCTTTCGCTACCTTCCCCTGGAAGCTGGTGCAGCCTGAATCGGCCGCAGGGTTGCAGCTCTTTGTACAAACCTACTCCGCGTTCCTTGGCCCCATCTTCGCCATTCTGGTGGTGGACTACTATGTGATTCGCCGCCGCACGCTGGATATCGGCAAGCTCTACGACGAAAACGGCCCGTACCAAGGCATTAACCAAGCGGCGCTGATAGCGACAGCGGTAGGTATTATCGCAGCGCTCTCGTTCTCGGCGGTCTCTTGGTATGCCAGCCTCATTCCTGCCGGGCTGACCTACTACCTGCTGATGAAACACTGGCCCGCCTGCCAGCGCTTCACTCAGTAA
- the puuE gene encoding allantoinase PuuE — protein sequence MTSHYPRDLIGYGRTPPHANWPGKAKIAVQFVLNYEEGGENCVLHGDSGSEQFLSEIIGAASYPDRHLSMESIYEYGSRAGVWRILREFERRGLPLSVFGVAMALERHPDVAQAFKELGHEVACHGYRWIHYQETPEHVEREHLQKAMEIFQRLYGEKPEGWYTGRDSPNTRRLILDEGGFLYDSDYYGDDLPFWTKVSDSQGAEHNHLIVPYTLDTNDMRFAAPQGFNTADHFFTYLRDAFDVLYAEGEEAPKMLSIGMHCRLLGRPGRFRALQRFLDHIEAHDRVWVARRVDIARHWAEHHPAPK from the coding sequence ATGACCTCTCATTACCCTCGCGATTTAATCGGCTATGGCCGCACGCCGCCCCACGCTAACTGGCCAGGCAAGGCCAAGATCGCCGTTCAATTTGTGCTTAATTATGAGGAGGGCGGCGAGAACTGCGTGCTGCATGGGGATTCAGGCTCGGAGCAGTTTTTGTCCGAGATTATCGGTGCGGCCAGCTACCCAGACCGCCACCTGAGCATGGAGTCCATCTACGAGTACGGCTCCCGCGCTGGCGTGTGGCGTATTCTGCGCGAGTTCGAGCGCCGCGGGTTGCCACTGTCCGTATTTGGGGTGGCGATGGCGCTAGAGCGCCACCCGGACGTGGCCCAGGCGTTTAAAGAGCTTGGCCATGAAGTGGCGTGCCACGGCTATCGTTGGATTCACTACCAAGAAACCCCGGAGCATGTCGAGCGCGAACATCTGCAAAAAGCCATGGAGATCTTCCAGCGTTTGTATGGTGAAAAGCCTGAAGGCTGGTACACCGGGCGCGATAGCCCCAATACGCGCCGTTTAATTCTGGACGAAGGTGGTTTTCTTTACGACAGCGACTACTATGGCGACGACCTACCGTTTTGGACCAAGGTGAGCGATAGCCAGGGGGCTGAGCATAACCACCTGATCGTGCCTTACACCTTAGATACCAACGACATGCGCTTTGCTGCCCCGCAAGGTTTCAATACGGCGGACCACTTCTTTACCTACCTGCGCGACGCCTTTGATGTACTGTATGCCGAAGGGGAAGAAGCGCCGAAGATGCTCTCGATTGGTATGCACTGCCGTTTGCTGGGCCGCCCCGGGCGCTTCCGCGCGCTGCAGCGCTTCTTAGACCATATTGAAGCCCACGACCGAGTGTGGGTGGCTCGCCGGGTCGATATCGCCCGCCACTGGGCGGAGCATCACCCCGCACCCAAATAA
- a CDS encoding NCS1 family nucleobase:cation symporter-1: MNEQPSQSDLNIQQIDPTLYNEDLAPLKPEHRTWGAFEIFNVWSNDIQSLFGYTLAAALFLSYGLNGWAVMAAIILAGIIVMFLVNLTGKPSVKYGIPFPVMVRASMGVRGANLPAMLRAIVGIFWYGVQTYFASTAVALLITALFGVGNGGTFLGLSGVAWLSFVIVWLFQIAIFWQGIERIKHFLNWAGPLVYVVMVVLMIVVWVQAGSELLPAIGTIFSGSGEQGGLGAFLAIVGTMVAYFAAVVINFGDFTRFVKTERQMKLGNLLGLPLNVAFFSFIALIITAGTLVLFGEALTNPADIVERVDSLPLTIVAALTFFAATVGINLVANFIPPAYDLANLFPSKISFKMGGLITAVIAFFVGALWISVISQIGVPGFVNALGAIVAPFYGIIVVDYYLIKRQHLNMQELFSSAPGSAYYYVNGWNTRALIAFGVAAMFSLSTVLVPALASLGGYGWLIGAGLGGVFYYGLMKRFKAAPVMAEQKAG; the protein is encoded by the coding sequence ATGAATGAACAACCCAGCCAAAGCGACCTAAATATTCAGCAGATTGATCCAACGCTCTATAACGAAGACCTCGCCCCGCTAAAGCCAGAGCACCGCACTTGGGGCGCTTTTGAGATTTTTAACGTTTGGTCTAACGATATTCAAAGCCTGTTTGGCTACACCCTGGCAGCGGCGCTGTTTCTCTCTTATGGCCTTAACGGCTGGGCCGTAATGGCCGCGATTATTCTAGCCGGGATTATCGTCATGTTTTTGGTCAACCTGACCGGCAAACCCAGCGTGAAGTACGGCATTCCCTTCCCGGTCATGGTGCGCGCCAGCATGGGCGTGCGTGGTGCCAACCTGCCCGCCATGCTGCGCGCCATCGTGGGTATTTTCTGGTACGGCGTGCAGACCTACTTCGCCTCCACCGCCGTGGCGCTGCTGATCACCGCGCTGTTTGGCGTGGGCAACGGGGGTACGTTCCTCGGCCTTTCCGGGGTGGCGTGGCTCTCGTTCGTCATCGTGTGGCTGTTTCAGATCGCAATTTTTTGGCAGGGCATCGAGCGCATTAAACACTTCCTGAACTGGGCAGGCCCGCTGGTCTACGTGGTGATGGTGGTGTTGATGATTGTGGTATGGGTACAAGCCGGTAGCGAGCTACTGCCCGCCATTGGTACCATCTTCAGCGGCAGCGGTGAGCAGGGCGGCCTGGGTGCGTTTCTCGCCATTGTGGGTACGATGGTGGCCTACTTCGCCGCAGTGGTGATCAACTTCGGCGACTTTACCCGTTTTGTGAAAACCGAGCGCCAGATGAAGCTGGGCAACCTGCTGGGCCTGCCCTTGAACGTGGCGTTCTTCTCGTTTATTGCGCTGATTATTACCGCAGGCACGCTGGTACTGTTTGGCGAAGCGCTCACCAACCCGGCGGATATCGTGGAACGCGTCGATTCGCTGCCGCTGACCATCGTGGCCGCCCTCACCTTTTTTGCCGCTACGGTGGGTATCAACCTCGTTGCTAACTTCATTCCCCCCGCCTACGACTTAGCCAACCTGTTCCCCAGCAAAATCAGCTTCAAAATGGGCGGCTTGATTACCGCCGTGATTGCCTTTTTCGTGGGTGCGCTATGGATCTCGGTGATCAGCCAAATTGGCGTGCCGGGCTTTGTGAATGCGCTGGGCGCTATCGTCGCGCCGTTCTACGGCATCATCGTGGTGGACTACTACCTGATCAAACGCCAACACCTCAATATGCAGGAGCTATTCTCCTCAGCCCCCGGCAGCGCTTACTACTACGTCAACGGCTGGAACACCCGCGCTCTTATCGCCTTTGGCGTGGCGGCGATGTTCTCGCTCTCTACCGTACTAGTACCGGCCTTAGCCAGCTTAGGCGGCTACGGCTGGCTGATCGGCGCAGGTTTGGGTGGGGTGTTCTACTACGGGCTGATGAAGCGGTTTAAGGCAGCGCCCGTGATGGCTGAGCAGAAAGCGGGCTAA
- a CDS encoding amino acid ABC transporter permease: MIEFTLWDIVRNLLLAARWTVVLSLIAFVGGATVGLALTFMRLSSRRWLQRLTALYVDLFQGTPLLMQLFLIFFGAAAMGHPISAWWAASIALTLFTSAFLCDIWRGCLEAVAKGQWHGARVLGMNYFQTMRHVILPQALRLSIPPTVGFSVQVIKGTALASIIGFVELTKAGTMLNNATFEPFTIFTLVALFYFALCYPLSCYARHLEKKLYDAGLR, from the coding sequence ATGATTGAGTTCACGCTGTGGGATATCGTACGCAACCTGTTGCTCGCCGCCCGCTGGACCGTCGTACTGTCACTGATTGCCTTTGTCGGCGGCGCTACGGTAGGGCTGGCGCTCACCTTTATGCGCCTTTCTAGCCGCCGCTGGTTGCAGCGCTTGACCGCGCTGTATGTGGATCTGTTTCAAGGCACCCCGCTATTGATGCAGCTGTTTTTGATCTTTTTCGGCGCGGCGGCCATGGGACATCCCATCTCTGCCTGGTGGGCGGCTTCGATTGCCCTCACGCTGTTTACCAGCGCGTTTCTTTGCGATATCTGGCGGGGCTGCTTGGAAGCCGTGGCCAAAGGGCAGTGGCACGGTGCCCGCGTGCTGGGTATGAACTACTTCCAAACCATGCGCCACGTGATCCTTCCTCAGGCGCTTCGGCTCTCGATACCGCCCACGGTGGGGTTTTCGGTTCAGGTGATTAAAGGCACCGCGCTGGCGTCCATCATTGGCTTCGTGGAGCTCACAAAAGCGGGCACGATGCTGAATAACGCCACCTTCGAGCCGTTCACTATTTTCACCCTCGTGGCCCTTTTTTACTTCGCGCTGTGCTACCCGCTCTCCTGCTACGCGCGCCATTTGGAGAAAAAGCTCTATGACGCTGGTCTGCGTTAA